GCTCCGCTTCGATGACCGCGGAGTGTTCGACGGGTAGGGGTGTGCCGGCTCCGTCGTTCAGGGAGGAGATCGCGATCTGCGCGGGTGATTCCCGGTGGAAACGCCCGCGTGGATGAGGAACTCCTACTTGGACGGCGCTGGGCCCTGAGTGGTGGAGGGCGCTGGGCACTGAGTGGTGGAGGGCACTGGGGGTGGAGGGCGCTGGAGGGCGCTGGGCCCTGAGCGGTGAAGGGTACCGAGCGGGGCGCTTCGAGTGTGAGGATGCCGCCGGGATGAGAGAATGGACGGATGCGGATCGTCTTTGCCGGAACCCCGGAGTTCGCCGTGCCCAGCCTGCACGCTCTCGCGGAAGCGGGGCACGAGGTCGCCGGTGTCATCACGCGCGAGGATGCGCCCCTCGGGCGCAAGCGGGTGCTCACCCCCTCGCCGGTCGCGGTCGCCGCGGCCGAGCTCGGGATCCCGACCCTCAAGGCGAACCGCCTCGACGAGACCGCGACCGAGTGGGTGCGGCGCCTCGCCCCGGAGCTGGGGGTGATCGTCGCCTACGGCGGTCTGGTGCGGGAGCCGCTGCTGAGCCTGCCCGAGCACGGCTGGATCAACCTGCACTTCTCGGAGCTGCCGCGGTGGCGCGGAGCAGCGCCGGTGCAGCGAGCGCTGCAGGCCGGCGAGCAGCGGCTGGGAGTGACGGTCTTCCGGCTGGTCGCGGCGCTCGACGCCGGCGATGTGCTCAGCCGCGACGCCCGTGAGTTCGAGCCGGGCACGTCTGCGGGCGACGCGCTCACGTCGCTCGCCGAGTTCGGCACGGGCGCGCTGCTCGCGGGGATCGACGCGCTCTCGGCGGATCCGGAGGCGGGCGAACCGCAGGCGGGCGAAGCGTCCTATGCGCACAAGCTGGTGCGCGACGACGGCCGGCTCGATCTCGCGCGCCCCGCGCGCGAGGTGCTCGCGCACTGGGCGGGGGTGACGCCCGAACCGGGGGCTTTCGCGATGCACGACGGCCTGCCCCTGAAGCTCCACGAGATCGCGTGGGCGGCCGCTGAACCGCCGACGCCCGTCGGATCGGTCAGCCTCATCGACGGGCGCGCGATCCTGCGCCTGTCTGAGGGTGCGCTCGTGCTCGATCGCGTGCAGCCCGCGGGCAAACCAGCGATGGAGGGCGCGGCCTGGCTGCGCGGCCGCGGAGGAAAGGCGGAACTGGCATGAACGCGAATGGAACGCAGGGCCCGCGACGCGGGCCCCGATCCGGCTCCCGCGATCACCACCGGCGGGGGCAGCAGAGGCATACGCCGCCGGCCCGGGTCAGCCCGGCCCGCATGGTCGCCTACGACGTGCTGCGCGATGTCGACGACCGCGACGCCTACGCGAACCTCGCGCTCTCCGCGAGGATCCGCGAGGCCCGTCTCGACGGCCGCGACGCCGCGCTCGCCACCGAACTCGCCTCCGGGGCGCTCCGCTGGCGCGGGCGCTACGACCGCATCGTCGAGCTCGCAGCCGACCGCGATGCCGAGCGCATCGACTCCCGCACGCTGAACGTGCTGCGTCTGGGGGCGCACCAGCTGCTCTCGATGCGCACCGCGGATCACGCGGCCGTCAACGAGAGCGTCGAGCTGCAGCGCCGCGTGGGCAACCGAGCAGCCGCCGGTTTCGTGAACGGGGTGCTGCGGGCGATCGGCCGAGCGTCGAACGCCGAGTGGGACGAGCGGATCACCGCGGCCTCCCGGAGCGAGGACGACGCGCTCGCCGCGACGACCTCGCACCCGGCCTGGGTGCTGCGCGCACTGCGCGACGCACTGCGTGCGGAGGGGCGTCAGCACGAGCTCGACGATCTGCTCGCCGCCGACAACGCCTCCCCGCGCGTGAGCCTCGCGCTGCTGCCGGGAGCCGACATCGACGCCGAGACCGCCGAGGCGCTCAGCATCGATACGCGCAGAGAGGAGGCGGCGCTCACCGCGAGCGGGCCGTCTCCGCTCGGGCTAGAGCTGACCGGAGGCGATCCCGCGCGCGCCATCGACTCCCTCGATCTCCCGGCCGGGGTCGTGCGGGTGCAGGATCAGGGATCGCAGCTGGCCGCGCTCGCGCTCAGCCGAGCGCGCGAGCCCCGGGCGGGGGAGCGGTGGCTGGACCTCTGCGCGGGCCCCGGGGGCAAGACGGCGGTGCTCGCGGCCGAGGCCGCACTCTCAGGAGCCGGTCTGCGGGCCAACGAGGTCTCCGAGCACCGAGCGGAGCTCGTGCGGCGCTCGGTCGAGGCGCACGCCGACGAAGTGGAGATCGTCTCTCATGACGGACGCGACGACGCGGCGTACGGCGGCTCGGACGCCCGCTTCGACCGGATCCTCGTGGACGCGCCGTGCTCCGGCCTCGGCGCGCTGCGCCGCAGACCCGAGGCGCGCTGGCGCAAGCGTCCCTCGGATCTTCCCGAGCTCACCTCTCTGCAGGCCGAGCTGCTCGACGCGGCCGTCGCACACCTCGCCGAGGGCGGCCTGCTGGCCTATGTGACCTGCTCGCCGCACCTCGCGGAGACGCGGGTGGTGGTGGATCGGCTGCTGCGCCGCCACTCCGAACTCCGCGAGCTCGACGCCGGAACGGTGCTCGGCCGCGTTGTACGCGCGCCGCTCGACCTGGCGGGCGAGAGGCTCAGCGCGCAGCTCTGGCCGCACCGGCACGGCACCGACGCGATGTTCGTCTCGCTCTTCGAGCGCGGGTCCTGAAACCGCATCATGCGAGTCTTCCTGCACCTGCTCGTGAACACGGCGGTCGCGAACCTCACCACTAACTTCCTGTGGTTCGCAGTGGTGTTCTGGGTGTTCATCGAGACTCGCAGCATCCTCGCGACCGGTGTGCTGGGCGGCGCCTACATGCTCATCATCGCGCTCAGCTCGATGTACTTCGGCAGCATGGTCGATCGCTTCCGCAAGCTGCGCGTCATGCGGATCTCGGCGTGGATATCGCTGACCGCGTTCGTCATCGCCTGCGTGATGTTCTTCGCGCTCGGCGAGGCGGCACTGCTCGATCTCGCGGGACCGGGCTTCTGGGTGTTCGCGGTGATCGTGCTCATCGGCTGCGTCGTGGAACTGCTGCGCAACCTCGCACTCTCGACCACGGTGACGCTGCTGGTGCCGACAGAGCGCCACGCCAACGCCAACGGTCTCGTGGGCACCGTGCAGGGGCTCGCGTTCATCGCCACGAGCGTCTTCAGCGGGTTGTCCGTGGGCATGCTGGGGATGGGGCCCACCATGCTCATCGCCGCGGTGTGCACGGCGATCCCGCTCGCGCACCTGCATCTGATCCGCGTCGCCGAACCCGAGATCGTGAGCGAACCCGGTCGAAAGGCCGTCGACTTCCGCGGCGGTTTCGTCGCGGTCCTCGCCGTGCCCGGGCTGCTCGCCCTCATCATCTTCACCACCTTCAACAACCTCACGGGCGGCGTCTTCATGGCCTTGCTCGATCCGTACGGCCTGACGCTGTTCCCGGTCGAGGCGTGGGGCATCCTGTTCGGCCTCGCCTCAACGGGGTTCGTCGTGGGCGGCGCGATCGTGGCGAAGTGGGGGCTCGGCAGGAACCCGATCCGCACGATGCTCGTCCTCGTCGCCCTCACCGGAGTGATCGGCGGACTCTTCACGCTGCGGGAGTGGGGTTGGCTCTTCGTCGTCGGCATCTGGCTGTTCATGATCCTGATGCCCGCGATCGAGGCGGCCGAGCAGACGGTGATCCAGCGCGTCGTGCCCTACGAGAAGCAGGGTCGCGTGTTCGGGTTCGCCATGACCTTCGAGGCCGCCACGGCGCCCATCACCTCGTTCCTCATCGCTCCCGTCGCGGAGTTCTGGATCGTGCCCTACATGGAACGCTCCGCGGGGCAGGACCGCTGGGGGTGGCTCCTCGGCGAGGGAGACGCGCGGGGTATCGCACTCATCTTCCTCTTCGCGGGGCTGCTCTCGATCGCGCTCGCCGTCGGAGCGGCGCTGACGCGCTCGTATCGGATGCTGTCGCGCAGTTACGTCGAGCATCCGGAGGGGGCGTCGGATCTGCCGGGCGCGTCGAGCGCACCACCTTCCTGACCCCGGCGCTCCTTCCGGCGGGATCCGACCCCCACCGGGCAGACGCCCCGGTCAGAGCGGATGCGAGATCCGGGATCAGAGGGATCGCGCCCAGAGCCGCGAGGCTGCGTAACTGCGGTACGGACTCCACGACTCGACGCGCGCAGCGTCGGCACCTGGGCCGGATACGGCCAGGGTGCGGCGCAGCACGGCGTCCGTCAGCGGGAACGCGTCCGGGTCACCGCCCGCACGGATCGCGAGATAGTCCAGCGTCCACGGCCCGATACCGCGGACCCTGCGCAGATCGGCTCGTGCCGGCAGCGCTGCGCTGTCGTCCGCCTCGGAGAAGAGCACGGCGACCTCGTGCACGGTGCGTGCTCGGGCCCCGGTGAGCCCGACCGCCGCACGCAACTCTTCGACGGGCGTGGCTGCGAGGATCGCCGGCGAGGGGAAACACCGGAGCCCCGAGTTCTGGTCGCCCGCGGTCGGGTGGGTGCCGTAGGCGGGGGTGCCGTAGGCGGCGACGAGCCGGGCCGCGAAGCGTCGCCCGGCGGCGAGGGAGACCTGCTGGCCGAGCACGGTGAGGATGACCGCTTCGAACGGGGCGTGGAATCGGGTGATCCTGATGCCCGGCCGCGACGCGACCTGCTCGGTGAACACCGAGTCCACGCCGAGGCGGGCGTTGACGGGCGCGAGGTCGGTATCGAGATCGAACCAGTGCCGCACCAGTGAGGCGATCTCGGCGTTGACGCCCGTGTCATGGGTCGCTGTCGCTATGGTCGCGCCGTCCGCGTCGAGCCGCACGACAACCCGGTGCGCGTCGCCGTGGACGTCGATCCAGCGGGTCAGCCCCGCCGCGCCGAGGTCGACCCGGTGCAGACCGTCGACGGCGTGAGCGGCGAGGGTGCCGAGCGCCGCGTCATGGTCGAATGGGCCGTCGGCGTCGATCCTGATCTGCGAGACGGCGCTCGTGCGGGCCTCGGCGCTCATGCGGGCCAGACGCCGGAGGAGCCGCGGCGGTGCGAGCCGACGAGGTGGGTGTCGATGATCCCGATTGCCTCCATCAGCGCGTACATCGTCGTGGGGCCGACGAACGCGAACCCTTCCTTGCGCAGCGCCTTGGAGAGTGCCGAAGACTCGGGCGACTTGGTGGGGATCTCCGCGAACGTGCGCGGTGCGGGCGTCTCGGACGGCTGGAATGACCAGATGAACTCGGCCAGCCCGCCCTTCTCGCGCAGCCGGATCGTCGCGTTCGCGTTCGTGATCGCGGCGAGGATCTTCGCACGGTTCCGCACGATCCCCGCATCGGCCATGAGTCGTTCGATCTCCGCCTCCCCGTAGCGGGCGACCCGTTCGGGGTCGAAGCCGTCGAACGCGGCGCGGAACGCGGGCCGCTTGCGCAGGATCGTCGCCCACGACAGCCCGGCCTGGAACGCTTCGAGGCTGACGCGCTCGTACACCCCCTGCTCGTCGCGGACGGGCATGCCCCACTCGGTGTCGTAGTAGTCGCGCAGCATCGGGTCGACGCTCGCCCAGGCAGGGCGTGCGAGCCCGTCCTCGCCGATGACGATGCCGGGATCGTCTGTCGCGGCGGGTGCTTCGGTGGGAGTCGTGGGGGTCAAATCTGACATCCTTCGTTCGTGCGGTGCAGTGTTCATTCGGTGCAGTCGCGGCGACGGGGCGGGTTGTCAGCCATCGAGGCCGGTGACCCGCATGGTGATGTTGATCCTCCCGGACTCCAGTCCGCAGCCCTCGGGGGCGGTGCCGGGGTAGACCTTCGGGATGCCGTGATAGGCGAGCCGGGAGGGGCCGCCGAACACGAACAGGTCGCCGGAGGCGAGATCGATGTCCTGGTAGGGCTTGTTGCGAGTCTCGGTGTTGCCGAAGCGGAACCGGCAGGTGTCTCCGATCGACAGCGACACCACCGGGGCGAGGGATCGCTCGTCCCTGTCCTGGTGCATGCCCATCCGGGCGGTGTCGTCGTAGAAGTTCACCAGAGCCGTGTCGGGTGTGTAGTCGTCGCCCGCGTGCGGGTCTCCGGTCGCCGCGACGAGCGCCTTGCGCCCCAGGCGCACCATCCAGTCGGGGAAGTCGAGCACCCGGTTGCCGTTCACGTCGACGGCCTCGCGGGTGTACTCATAGGGCCTCCAGTGCCAGCCGAGACAGACCGTGCGCACGCTCATCTCGTGCCCGCGCACCTTCGCCGCGCGGATCGGTACGGGCCCGTTCGTCCACTCGTGGAAGCGGGCGACGATCCAGCGCTGCTGCTCCAGGGTCAGCCAGCCCGGCACGTAGTGCGCGCCCTCGGGCAGCTCCGGTGCGGGTCGGTCGATCATGTCGTCTCCGAACAGGGCGCTCATCGGATGCTCCTCCACGTCTCGCTCGTGCGTTCGTACTGCCTTCTCCAGTGCCAGAAGCGTCTCACACAGTAGACGCAGCGGCACTGGCGAACGTGAGAAGCCGTGGCGTCGCATCCTTCACGAGGGCGCGACCGCTCACCCCTCGGAGGGTGTTTCGGCCCGCGCCGCGAATCGGTCTTCAGGATCCGTGAGCCCGCGGGGAGCCGGTGAGGATCACTCCCAGGTGACGCGGGGCTCCTCATCTGAGAAGTCGACGTAGGGATGCAGCAGGTCTCCGCTCGAGTACAGGGTGCCGCTGATGAGCTCACCCCCGCGGTCGGCCTCGATGCGGGTCGAGATGTAGATGTAGTCGTAGGTCGTGACGCGGGCGGGATCGGCGTAGTCGGGTGAGGGGGTCAGCTCGTCGAGTGCGCGTTCGCCCTCGGCGGCGAGTGCGCGCTGCGCGCTGCCCTCGATCGGGATCGCTCCGTCGTCGAGCGGTGCCGAGACGTCGAGGCCGCAGGGGGTGCTCAGCGCGGGCATCGCGAGGCATTCCTCGAGCGAGGCGCGCACCAGCCGCCGGAACTCCTCGGTGCGCGCCTCCGTGAGCGCCGGCTCCGCCGTGTGCAGCGGGGCCGCGTCCTCCGACACGGCGACGGAGAGCACATCGAGCGGCTCACCCTCGACGGCGAGGTCGAAGGAATCGACGCCGAGCTCGATCTCGTAGGCGCCCGGGAAGACGAGCGGCTGATCGCTGCCCGGGGGTACTCCGTTCACCGAGGGGTCGAGCTCGTCGAACGCCGAGAGGGGGAGCGCGACGAGCGCGTCGGAGAGGATCCACTCGTCGTCGGTGCGCCACACGGTGAAGTCTCGGTTCACCGAGCGGTCGCCGAGCCTGAAGGTCGCATTCACCACGGCCCGCGTTGGCTCGTCGGGTGTGATGGTCTTGACCGCCGTCACGGTGATCGGAGCGAGGCTCCGCGAGCGGGCGAGCACGTCATCGATGAGCAGCGGGTCGCTCGCGTCGGCCCCGGCGAGGCGAACGGCCGTGTCGGCGTCGCCGTCGGCGAGGGCGGTCAGGAACAGTTCCACCGCATCCTCCGCGGTTGCGGTCTGCGCCGCGTCGGGAGACGGCTCGGCGTCCGAGCCGTCTCCCGCGAGCGACGGCGCCACGAAGACGAGCAAGAACAGCACCACGGCCAGCACACCGGCGCCCACGATGCCGATGATCGCGCCTCGTGAGAGGCCGGATCCCTTCGACGGCGCGCCGCCGATTGTCGTCGAAGGGGACGCGGCCGGGGCCTGCGGCGACGGCTGGACCGATTGCGGCGCCTGCTGTGCTTGCTGACGCGGTTCCAAGGGCTGCTGGGGCTGCTGGGGCGGCTGCTGCGCCTGAGCGTGCTGCGCTGCCTGAGCCTGCTGTGCCTGCGCTTGAGCCTGGTGCTGCGCTTGCGCCTCACGCTGCTCCTGCTGCGTGGCCTGGGCCTGAACGGACGGCGTCTCGAAGACCGACGTGAAACCGCCCTCGTGCGGAGCCGCGAAGGAGCCGTCCGTCGGCTGCGTCGCACGCAGCGGATCCTGCCCCAATGTGAACCCCGGCGGGAGGGTGATCTCGGGCGGCAGGATGCCGGGCGACGGCGGAAGCCCGGCGGGAAGCGAGAGCCCCGGGGGAGCGTCGGAGAACAGCCTCGGCTCCTCGGGCGCGGGCGGAGACGCCGATTCTCCCGGCTCGGTGCGCGGGGCTTCGGGGCTCACCGGCTCCGCGCCACCCGCATCGGCGCCCGCATCCCCGCTCGCTTCGCTCATGACTCCACCATAACGAGGTGGGGGAGGGCATGGGCGCTCGCCCTCTAGACTGGGAGCCGTGACCGCGCAGCGCATC
This DNA window, taken from Leucobacter tenebrionis, encodes the following:
- a CDS encoding methionyl-tRNA formyltransferase, whose product is MRIVFAGTPEFAVPSLHALAEAGHEVAGVITREDAPLGRKRVLTPSPVAVAAAELGIPTLKANRLDETATEWVRRLAPELGVIVAYGGLVREPLLSLPEHGWINLHFSELPRWRGAAPVQRALQAGEQRLGVTVFRLVAALDAGDVLSRDAREFEPGTSAGDALTSLAEFGTGALLAGIDALSADPEAGEPQAGEASYAHKLVRDDGRLDLARPAREVLAHWAGVTPEPGAFAMHDGLPLKLHEIAWAAAEPPTPVGSVSLIDGRAILRLSEGALVLDRVQPAGKPAMEGAAWLRGRGGKAELA
- a CDS encoding RsmB/NOP family class I SAM-dependent RNA methyltransferase encodes the protein MNANGTQGPRRGPRSGSRDHHRRGQQRHTPPARVSPARMVAYDVLRDVDDRDAYANLALSARIREARLDGRDAALATELASGALRWRGRYDRIVELAADRDAERIDSRTLNVLRLGAHQLLSMRTADHAAVNESVELQRRVGNRAAAGFVNGVLRAIGRASNAEWDERITAASRSEDDALAATTSHPAWVLRALRDALRAEGRQHELDDLLAADNASPRVSLALLPGADIDAETAEALSIDTRREEAALTASGPSPLGLELTGGDPARAIDSLDLPAGVVRVQDQGSQLAALALSRAREPRAGERWLDLCAGPGGKTAVLAAEAALSGAGLRANEVSEHRAELVRRSVEAHADEVEIVSHDGRDDAAYGGSDARFDRILVDAPCSGLGALRRRPEARWRKRPSDLPELTSLQAELLDAAVAHLAEGGLLAYVTCSPHLAETRVVVDRLLRRHSELRELDAGTVLGRVVRAPLDLAGERLSAQLWPHRHGTDAMFVSLFERGS
- a CDS encoding MFS transporter, producing the protein MRVFLHLLVNTAVANLTTNFLWFAVVFWVFIETRSILATGVLGGAYMLIIALSSMYFGSMVDRFRKLRVMRISAWISLTAFVIACVMFFALGEAALLDLAGPGFWVFAVIVLIGCVVELLRNLALSTTVTLLVPTERHANANGLVGTVQGLAFIATSVFSGLSVGMLGMGPTMLIAAVCTAIPLAHLHLIRVAEPEIVSEPGRKAVDFRGGFVAVLAVPGLLALIIFTTFNNLTGGVFMALLDPYGLTLFPVEAWGILFGLASTGFVVGGAIVAKWGLGRNPIRTMLVLVALTGVIGGLFTLREWGWLFVVGIWLFMILMPAIEAAEQTVIQRVVPYEKQGRVFGFAMTFEAATAPITSFLIAPVAEFWIVPYMERSAGQDRWGWLLGEGDARGIALIFLFAGLLSIALAVGAALTRSYRMLSRSYVEHPEGASDLPGASSAPPS
- a CDS encoding DNA-3-methyladenine glycosylase family protein, translating into MSAEARTSAVSQIRIDADGPFDHDAALGTLAAHAVDGLHRVDLGAAGLTRWIDVHGDAHRVVVRLDADGATIATATHDTGVNAEIASLVRHWFDLDTDLAPVNARLGVDSVFTEQVASRPGIRITRFHAPFEAVILTVLGQQVSLAAGRRFAARLVAAYGTPAYGTHPTAGDQNSGLRCFPSPAILAATPVEELRAAVGLTGARARTVHEVAVLFSEADDSAALPARADLRRVRGIGPWTLDYLAIRAGGDPDAFPLTDAVLRRTLAVSGPGADAARVESWSPYRSYAASRLWARSL
- a CDS encoding DNA-3-methyladenine glycosylase I, whose translation is MSDLTPTTPTEAPAATDDPGIVIGEDGLARPAWASVDPMLRDYYDTEWGMPVRDEQGVYERVSLEAFQAGLSWATILRKRPAFRAAFDGFDPERVARYGEAEIERLMADAGIVRNRAKILAAITNANATIRLREKGGLAEFIWSFQPSETPAPRTFAEIPTKSPESSALSKALRKEGFAFVGPTTMYALMEAIGIIDTHLVGSHRRGSSGVWPA
- a CDS encoding alpha-ketoglutarate-dependent dioxygenase AlkB family protein; the encoded protein is MSALFGDDMIDRPAPELPEGAHYVPGWLTLEQQRWIVARFHEWTNGPVPIRAAKVRGHEMSVRTVCLGWHWRPYEYTREAVDVNGNRVLDFPDWMVRLGRKALVAATGDPHAGDDYTPDTALVNFYDDTARMGMHQDRDERSLAPVVSLSIGDTCRFRFGNTETRNKPYQDIDLASGDLFVFGGPSRLAYHGIPKVYPGTAPEGCGLESGRINITMRVTGLDG